One stretch of Emys orbicularis isolate rEmyOrb1 chromosome 7, rEmyOrb1.hap1, whole genome shotgun sequence DNA includes these proteins:
- the FAM241B gene encoding protein FAM241B, with protein sequence MVRILANGDIVQDDDPRVRANAQHRENTSRQEFFNEVPNAGRAPPQQQAARPGGRSPFSELNQQLVNMGFPLWSLGNQVVEPVMSILLLFLLMMVGVRGLLLVGLIYVVSHLSQR encoded by the exons ATGGTCCGGATTTTGGCCAACGGAGATATTGTACAGGATGATGACCCCCGGGTGAGAGCAAATGCTCAGCATAGGGAGAACACCTCCCGGCAG GAGTTTTTCAATGAGGTGCCTAATGCAGGCCGTGCTCCACCGCAGCAGCAGGCTGCCAGGCCGGGAGGGCGCTCTCCGTTTTCGGAACTGAACCAGCAGCTAGTGAACATGGGATTCCCCCTCTGGAGCCTCGGTAACCAGGTGGTGGAGCCGGTGATGTCCAtcctgctgcttttcctcctCATGATGGTGGGCGTGCGTGGCCTTCTGTTGGTGGGCCTTATCTACGTGGTCTCACACCTGAGCCAGCGGTGA